In the genome of Chaetodon auriga isolate fChaAug3 chromosome 15, fChaAug3.hap1, whole genome shotgun sequence, one region contains:
- the lars1b gene encoding leucine--tRNA ligase, cytoplasmic has translation MTERKGTAKLDFLRKIELEIQEKWEKEKAFEQDAPTTIGESTNKNKYFVTFPYPYMNGRLHLGHTFSLSKCEFAVGYQSLKGKKCLFPFGLHCTGMPIKACADKLKREMELYGNPPQFPDEEEVEKENPKASDEIIIKDKAKGKKSKAVAKSGTSTFQWDIMRSLGLHDQEIAKFASAEHWLDYFPPLAVKDLKQMGVKVDWRRSFITTDVNPFYDSFVRWQFITLKERKKIKFGKRYTIYSPKDGQPCMDHDRQTGEGVGPQEYTLIKMKMVEPFTAKFKSKVFYSSGMKGKNIFLVAATLRPETMFGQTNCWVRPDMKYVAFETTSGDIFICTSRSARNMSYQGFTKENGVVPVIMEILGQDILGCALSAPLTSYKIIYALPMLTIKEDKGTGVVTSVPSDAPDDIAALRDIKKKQALREKYGIEDKMVLPFEPVPIIEIPGFGNLSAPLVCDELKIQSQNDKEKLAEAKEKVYLKGFYEGIMLVEGYEGQKVQDVKKPIQKLMVERGEAMIYMEPEKQVMSRSADECVVALCDQWYLDYGDAEWKQQANEALKPLETFCEETRKNFEATLAWLQEHACSRTYGLGTRLPWDEQWLIESLSDSTIYMAYYTVAHLLQGGVLNGQGASPLGIKPEQMTREVWDFIFFKTSPFPKTDIPKEHLQRLRREFEYWYPVDVRVSGKDLVPNHLSYYLYNHVAMWPKDNGKWPQAVRANGHLLLNSEKMSKSTGNFLTLTQAIDKFSADGMRLALADAGDTVEDANFVETMADAGILRLYTWVEWVKEMIANQNNLRTGPADTFNDRVFASEMNAGILKTEQHYDRMMYKEALKSGFFEFQAAKDKYRELAIEGMHRELVFQFIERQTLLLAPICPHLCEYTWGLLGKAVSLRKASWPVAGPVDEVLIRSSQYLMETAHDLRLRLKAYMQPPKSKKGDSKPPTKPSHCTIYVAKSYPPWQHSALSLLGKHYKSNNGVLPDNKVIAGELGALPELKKYMKRVMPFVAMIKENLEKNGPRVLDLELEFDERAVLMENLVYLTNSLELEQIDILFASEADDKVKEDCCPGKPFSVFRSEPGVCVSLVNPQPSNGLFSTKVDIRQGDSRDSIIRRLAKVNRLIKDLSRVKLMRYEDPVLGPRRVPVLGQEEQGKLPISNKSVFSINLEEKRVTLADNGLTVDIGDTLVYLVQ, from the exons ATGACG GAGCGGAAGGGAACAGCAAAGTTGGACTTTTTGAGAAAGATTGAGCTCGAGATCCAGGAGAAATGGGAGAAGGAGAAAGCCTTTGAGCAGGATGCACCGACAACAATTGGGGAAAGCACAAA caaaaacaagtACTTTGTGACCTTCCCCTACCCTTACATGAATGGTCGATTGCACCTTGGCCACACGTTCAGCTTGTCAAAGTGTGAG tttgcTGTTGGATACCAGTCtctgaaaggaaagaaatgccTCTTCCCATTCGGGCTGCACTGCACAGGAATGCCAATCAAA GCCTGTGCAGACAagctgaagagagagatggagctgTATGGAAACCCTCCACAGTTTCCAGACGAGGAAGAAGTGGAGAAGGAGAACCCAAAGGCATCTGATGAAATCATCATCAAGGACAAAGCGAAGGGCAAGAAG AGTAAAGCGGTGGCCAAATCTGGAACATCCACTTTCCAGTGGGACATTATGAGGTCTTTGGGCCTGCATGACCAGGAGATTGCCAAGTTTGCCAGTGCTGAACACTGGCTGGACTACTTCCCTCCTCTGGCTGTGAAAGACCTCAAACAGATGGGAGTCAAG GTGGACTGGAGGCGTTCCTTCATCACCACAGATGTGAACCCCTTTTATGACTCCTTCGTCAGGTGGCAGTTCATCacactgaaggagagaaaaaagatcaAGTTTGGCAAAAG GTATACCATCTACTCCCCCAAGGATGGGCAGCCATGCATGGaccatgacagacagacaggagag GGAGTTGGACCTCAGGAGTACACGCTCATCAAGATGAAAATGGTTGAACCGTTCACAGCGAAATTCAAGTCCAAAGTCTTTTATAGCAG CGGCATGAAAGGCAAAAACATCTTCCTGGTGGCTGCCACTCTGAGACCAGAGACCATGTTCGGTCAAACCAACTGCTGGGTGAGGCCCGACATGAAGTACGTTGCCTTTGAGACAACCAGCGGAGACATCTTCATCTGCACCAGTAGGTCTGCCAGGAACATGTCTTACCAGGGGTTCACCAAAGAGAATGGAGTGGTGCCAGTGATCATGGAAATACTGGGACAG GACATCCTTGGCTGTGCCTTGAGTGCTCCCCTGACCTCCTATAAGATCATCTACGCCCTGCCCATGCTCACCATCAAGGAGGACAAAG gTACGGGGGTCGTTACAAGTGTACCCTCTGATGCTCCTGATGACATCGCGGCTCTGAGAGACATCAAGAAAAAACAG GCTCTGCGGGAGAAGTATGGAATTGAGGACAAGATGGTGTTGCCTTTTGAGCCG GTCCCTATCATTGAGATACCAGGGTTTGGGaacctgtctgctcctctgGTGTGTGATGAGCTGAAGATCCAGAGCCAGAATGACAAGGAGAAGCTGGCTGAAGCCAAGGAGAAAGTGTACCTGAAGGGATTCTATGAAGGG ATCATGCTGGTTGAAGGCTACGAGGGGCAGAAGGTCCAGGATGTCAAAAAACCCATCCAGAAGTTGATGGTTGAGAGG GGCGAGGCCATGATCTACATGGAGCCTGAAAAACAGGTCATGTCGCGTTCGGCTGATGAGTGTGTTGTGGCTCTGTGTGACCAGTG GTATTTGGACTATGGGGATGCAGAGTGGAAGCAGCAGGCTAATGAAGCCCTCAAGCCTTTGGAGAC ATTTTGTGAGGAGACCAGGAAAAACTTTGAGGCAACTTTGGCCTGGCTGCAGGAGCATGCCTGCTCTCGCACCTACGGACtcg GAACCCGGCTGCCTTGGGACGAGCAGTGGCTGATTGAGTCACTATCGGACTCCACCATCTACATGGCTTACTACACTGTGGCCCACCTCCTCCAGGGGGGTGTGCTCAACGGGCAGGGAGCCTCACCACTGGGCATCAA gCCGGAGCAGATGACCAGAGAGGTGTGGGACTTCATCTTCTTCAAGACGTCTCCTTTCCCCAAGACAGACATCCCTAAAGAGCATCtacagaggctgaggagggagTTTGAATACTGGTACCCTGTGGACGTCCGCGTGTCTGGCAAAGACCTGGTGCCTAACCACCTGTCTTACTACCTGTACAACCACGTGGCTATGTGGCCCAAAGACAA CGGGAAGTGGCCCCAGGCAGTGCGAGCCAACGGACATCTGCTCCTCAACTCCGAAAAG ATGTCCAAATCAACTGGAAACTTCCTCACTCTCACCCAAGCCATTGACAAGTTCTCAGCAGACG GTATGCGTCTGGCGCTAGCCGATGCCGGGGACACGGTGGAGGATGCCAACTTTGTGGAGACCATGGCTGACGCTGGCATCCTGCGTCTCTACACCTGGGTGGAGTGGGTGAAGGAGATGATCGCCAACCAGAACAACCTGAGGACAGGACCTGCTGACACTTTCAACGATCGGGTCTTTGCCAG CGAGATGAATGCAGGCATcttgaaaacagagcagcactaTGACAGGATGATGTACAAGGAGGCTTTGAAGAGCGGCTTCTTTGAGTTCCAG GCAGCCAAAGATAAATATCGTGAGCTGGCTATCGAGGGTATGCACAGAGAGCTCGTCTTCCAGTTCATAGAGAGACAAACGCTGCTGCTGGCCCCCATCTGCCCACACCTTTGTGAATACACCTGGGGTCTGCTTGGCAAG GCCGTCTCTCTGAGGAAGGCATCCTGGCCCGTGGCGGGTCCAGTTGACGAGGTCCTGATCCGCTCCTCTCAGTACCTGATGGAGACCGCGCACGACCTGCGGCTGAGACTCAAGGCATACATGCAGCCCCCCAAAAGCAAA AAAGGTGACTCAAAACCCCCGACCAAACCCTCTCACTGCACCATCTACGTTGCCAAGAGCTACCCTCCGTGGCAGCACAGTGCCTTATCCCTGCTCGGCAAGCACTACAAG AGCAACAATGGGGTCCTTCCAGACAACAAAGTGATAGCGGGCGAGTTGGGAGCTCTGCCTGAGCTGAAGAAGTACATGAAGAGAGTCATGCCCTTTGTAGCCATGATCAAG GAGAACCTGGAGAAGAACGGGCCCAGGGTCTTGGATCTGGAGCTGGAGTTTGATGAGCGGGCAGTCCTGATGGAGAACCTGGTCTACTTAACCAATTCTCTGGAG TTGGAACAGATAGACATCTTGTTTGCATCCGAGGCTGACGACAAAGTGAAGGAGGACTGTTGCCCAGGGAAACcgttcagtgttttcagatcaGAG cctggagtgtgtgtttccctggTCAACCCTCAGCCGTCCAACGGGCTTTTTTCCACAAAGGTTGACATCCGACAGGgggacagcagagacagcatcATCCGTAGGCTAGCCAAGGTCAACAGACTCATCAAAG ATTTGTCcagagtgaagctgatgaggtacgAGGACCCCGTCCTGGGACCTCGCCGTGTGCCCGTCCTGGGACAGGAGGAACAGGGCAAGTTGCCCATCTCCAACAAATCTGTGTTCAGCATCaatctggaggagaagagggtcaCCCTGGCTGACAATGGCCTCACCGTGGACATCGGGGACACTCTGGTTTATCTGGTTCAATAG
- the plac8l1 gene encoding cornifelin homolog A, with protein sequence MEQTTVTHQPRLSVTKASESMKEVGDFTTGSEDNRRSNNVPAVTDLILTQPGLGVTTTTVTTITQTGGGWSTGLFDICGDKTTCILGALVPCCLDLSLAHQFGECVCMPLLPGSTLAMRVGIRERYKIRGSVCEDWTTVCCCYPLAVCQMIREMKLRLKTQTYHVSTALECS encoded by the exons ATGGAGCAGACAACAGTCACACACca ACCCAGACTGTCAGTCACCAAAGCTTCAGAATCAATGAAGGAAGTGGGGGACTTCACCACAGGAAGTGAAGATAACCGGAGGTCAAACAACGTCCCCGCAGTGACAGACCTGATACTCACACAGCCCGGCCTCGGCGTCACCACGACAACCGTCACCACCATCACGCAGACGGGAGGAGGCTGGAGCACCGGCCTGTTTGACATCTGCGGAGACAAGACTACAT GTATCCTCGGGGCTCTGGTGCCGTGCTGTTTGGACCTGAGTTTGGCTCACCAGTTtggcgagtgtgtgtgcatgcctctGCTCCCAGGATCCACTTTGGCCATGCGAGTCGGGATACGGGAGAGGTACAAGATacgg ggcagtgtgtgtgaggactggaccacagtgtgctgctgctatCCTCTGGCTGTATGTCAGATGATAAGAGAGATGAAGCTGAGGCTAAAGACACAGACGTATCATGTGTCCACTGCCCTCGAATGCTCCTGA